A section of the Rhodothermus profundi genome encodes:
- a CDS encoding class I SAM-dependent methyltransferase — translation MKSYQSILDQVARTHSYEAGFNGRLAKYRILRFIESLPLIQRRNKALEIGCGEGRTTMELRKYFDHMIALEPAHTFFEKSSKRLANSNVEVKKCMLEEFVSSESFDCILAFGVLEHVMDTSIFLSKVYQLMHADSCFILTVPNATSLHRRIGKAMGYISYLDQLGPLDYKVGHQRYYDFRSLRHELENNDFEILAMKGIMLKPLPNSMMDTLSDSYCDALFKIGDELPEYCAEIFCVAKKK, via the coding sequence ATGAAGTCATATCAATCGATATTGGATCAGGTTGCCCGGACTCATAGCTATGAAGCAGGCTTCAATGGCAGACTGGCAAAATATCGTATATTGCGATTTATTGAATCCCTACCGCTGATTCAAAGAAGAAATAAAGCGCTGGAGATAGGATGTGGTGAAGGAAGGACAACAATGGAATTGAGGAAGTATTTTGATCATATGATCGCATTAGAACCGGCGCATACTTTTTTTGAGAAGTCAAGTAAAAGACTGGCTAATTCAAATGTTGAAGTTAAAAAGTGTATGTTGGAAGAATTTGTGAGTAGTGAGTCTTTTGATTGTATATTAGCTTTCGGCGTCCTTGAACATGTAATGGATACAAGCATTTTTCTGAGCAAAGTGTATCAGCTCATGCATGCTGATTCATGCTTTATTCTGACTGTCCCCAATGCCACCTCTCTGCATCGTCGTATTGGAAAGGCAATGGGCTATATCAGCTATCTAGATCAGCTTGGACCATTAGATTATAAAGTAGGCCACCAAAGATACTACGATTTTAGATCATTAAGACATGAATTAGAAAATAATGATTTTGAAATTTTGGCTATGAAGGGAATTATGTTAAAACCTCTTCCGAACTCAATGATGGATACCTTAAGTGATTCATATTGTGATGCATTATTCAAAATTGGCGATGAATTGCCAGAATATTGTGCGGAGATTTTTTGTGTTGCTAAAAAGAAGTAA
- a CDS encoding HAD family hydrolase, which translates to MRVLIEVPLLICDFDGTVARLHLDWRALKQRLARAAQGWGMVWDEGAGIDKNLRRLRIEKGGDAFKELCRLIAEEEAAAFDPASVHPVLYEVLRKRRSRPVGIVSSNTHAALSQIFNHSIWREITPYIVGKEDVWSGKPSPEGLLKVCHFFNIDPRNAIYVGDTELDQLAAFQAGITFVNIEQCI; encoded by the coding sequence GTGCGTGTCCTGATTGAGGTGCCGCTATTAATCTGTGATTTTGATGGCACTGTGGCCCGTTTGCATCTCGACTGGCGTGCGCTAAAGCAGCGCCTTGCGCGCGCTGCGCAAGGTTGGGGCATGGTATGGGATGAGGGAGCAGGTATTGATAAGAATCTGCGGCGTCTGCGCATAGAAAAGGGCGGCGATGCGTTCAAGGAGCTGTGCCGACTGATTGCAGAGGAGGAGGCGGCAGCCTTTGATCCGGCGTCGGTGCATCCTGTCTTATATGAAGTGTTGCGTAAGCGGCGTAGTCGGCCCGTTGGAATAGTTTCCTCGAATACCCACGCTGCACTGAGTCAAATTTTTAATCACTCGATCTGGAGAGAGATTACCCCTTATATTGTGGGCAAGGAGGACGTGTGGTCGGGGAAGCCAAGTCCAGAAGGGTTATTGAAGGTCTGTCATTTTTTTAACATAGATCCCAGAAATGCAATTTATGTAGGAGATACAGAACTGGATCAGTTGGCTGCCTTTCAGGCTGGCATTACATTTGTGAATATAGAGCAATGCATCTGA
- a CDS encoding glycosyltransferase family A protein, with product MVNIENITVIIPTFNRNDHFLANMEDGKWDNMNVYLVCDGCDDEIVNELKRKISGRTIKVFDEQPHQGVAHAVSKGVHRVKTAYCMMCGDDDYYEEFDSFLEEARNVEKNQENVLCITMPEVIAFNHIAFKKQYDRYLFHNKTGLELLEVIVKTGEIFALVAGSLFRVDEVKNLLADSFFRINEDLVLMARLCGMYPHRRMHVTKYGKYMRCIHENTLSHRKKFNKEKALVHLVALIVAGYYLEQMHRIQRFELAKLILRRGQILQRAYGIGLQIAILLSDLLIECSFTPRDDEASWALSYLREQRAMLPYEFVEMLSTIGRSMIF from the coding sequence ATGGTGAATATAGAAAATATAACAGTGATTATTCCTACATTCAATCGGAATGATCATTTTCTAGCAAACATGGAGGATGGAAAATGGGATAACATGAATGTTTATCTGGTGTGTGATGGATGTGATGATGAGATAGTGAATGAACTAAAGCGTAAGATATCGGGTAGGACAATCAAAGTATTTGATGAACAGCCTCATCAAGGTGTAGCTCACGCTGTTAGCAAAGGGGTGCATCGCGTAAAAACAGCGTATTGTATGATGTGTGGCGATGACGATTATTATGAAGAATTTGATAGTTTTCTTGAAGAAGCAAGAAATGTAGAGAAAAATCAGGAAAATGTATTATGCATTACAATGCCAGAAGTTATAGCATTTAATCATATCGCCTTCAAAAAACAATATGATCGATATCTATTCCATAACAAAACAGGATTAGAATTATTGGAAGTTATTGTAAAAACCGGAGAGATATTTGCTCTGGTAGCTGGTTCTCTTTTTAGAGTTGATGAAGTTAAAAATTTGTTAGCGGATTCCTTTTTTCGAATCAACGAGGATCTGGTGCTCATGGCACGTCTGTGTGGAATGTATCCCCACCGCAGGATGCATGTAACGAAATACGGAAAGTATATGAGATGTATCCATGAAAATACCTTATCTCACAGAAAAAAATTCAATAAAGAGAAAGCTTTGGTACATCTGGTAGCACTGATTGTTGCAGGATATTATCTGGAGCAAATGCATAGAATCCAAAGATTTGAACTGGCAAAGCTTATCTTACGAAGAGGGCAAATTCTCCAACGAGCTTATGGTATAGGACTGCAGATAGCCATACTATTAAGTGATTTGCTGATAGAATGCTCCTTTACTCCCCGAGATGATGAGGCTTCCTGGGCGCTGTCGTATTTACGTGAACAACGGGCTATGCTTCCTTATGAGTTTGTCGAAATGCTATCGACAATCGGCAGATCAATGATATTTTGA